Proteins co-encoded in one Ruegeria pomeroyi DSS-3 genomic window:
- a CDS encoding response regulator transcription factor translates to MTDTPVRVLIVDDHPMVAEGIQAILESYDDIQVIGTVGDGREAVGRSLALLPDVILMDLNMPGLGGLGATEIIREQMPDTRILILSMHDSPEYISTALSHGAMGYVLKDVPTEEIKQAIDAVMRGERYLCTGAKGSLEPKEGEEAREALTGREQTILLQLAQGKSNKEVAIALDISVRTVETHRKNIKRKLGISSTAGLTRYALEHGVLQGTGGGL, encoded by the coding sequence ATGACCGACACCCCCGTCCGCGTGCTTATCGTCGACGATCACCCGATGGTGGCCGAAGGCATCCAGGCGATCCTGGAGAGCTATGACGACATTCAGGTGATCGGAACCGTGGGCGACGGGCGCGAGGCGGTCGGGCGCAGCCTGGCGCTACTGCCCGATGTCATCCTGATGGATCTGAACATGCCGGGCCTGGGCGGGCTGGGCGCCACCGAGATCATCCGCGAACAGATGCCCGACACCCGGATCCTGATCCTGTCGATGCATGACAGCCCCGAATACATCTCGACCGCGCTCAGCCATGGCGCCATGGGCTATGTCCTCAAGGACGTACCCACCGAAGAGATCAAGCAGGCCATCGACGCGGTGATGCGGGGCGAGCGCTACCTGTGCACCGGCGCCAAGGGCTCGCTGGAACCCAAGGAAGGCGAAGAGGCGCGCGAGGCGCTGACGGGGCGCGAACAGACCATTCTGCTGCAACTGGCACAGGGCAAGTCGAACAAGGAAGTGGCCATCGCGCTCGATATCTCGGTGCGCACGGTGGAAACCCACCGCAAGAACATCAAGCGCAAGCTGGGAATCTCGTCAACCGCCGGACTGACCCGCTATGCGCTGGAACATGGCGTGTTGCAGGGCACCGGCGGCGGGCTCTGA
- a CDS encoding TetR/AcrR family transcriptional regulator, protein METEEAGAAGRMHPRKIEIVTAAVTCFLERGYHQTGIRDIARQAGVSLGNLYNHFAGKEAVLAFIAELEGRELAAFVDMLSDPEEPYAALERFIWAYAAYAARPENALLGLELMAEALRNPTISQVFDGNRHQLVAALMGCLERGVSTGRFRHLDDTRALALMILDTLEGQGLRQLDRKTPDPDAVRTLCAVLTTGLLARDQSPPPVPCNTPCSSA, encoded by the coding sequence ATGGAGACAGAAGAGGCCGGCGCGGCAGGGCGGATGCACCCGCGCAAGATCGAGATCGTCACCGCCGCGGTGACCTGTTTTCTTGAGCGGGGGTACCATCAGACAGGCATTCGCGACATTGCCCGGCAAGCGGGTGTCAGCCTGGGCAATCTCTACAATCACTTCGCCGGAAAAGAGGCGGTTCTGGCCTTCATCGCCGAGCTTGAGGGGCGCGAGCTTGCCGCGTTTGTGGACATGCTGTCGGATCCGGAAGAGCCATATGCGGCACTGGAGCGGTTCATATGGGCCTATGCCGCTTATGCCGCGCGTCCGGAAAACGCCTTGCTTGGTCTCGAGCTCATGGCCGAGGCGCTGCGCAACCCGACCATATCACAGGTGTTCGACGGCAACCGTCATCAGCTGGTAGCAGCGCTGATGGGCTGTCTTGAGCGGGGCGTTTCCACGGGGCGGTTCCGGCATCTGGACGATACCCGCGCGCTGGCGCTGATGATCCTGGACACGCTCGAAGGGCAGGGGCTGCGCCAACTCGACCGCAAGACGCCGGACCCGGACGCGGTGCGGACCCTGTGCGCGGTGCTGACGACCGGCCTGCTGGCCCGGGATCAGAGCCCGCCGCCGGTGCCCTGCAACACGCCATGTTCCAGCGCATAG
- a CDS encoding heparan-alpha-glucosaminide N-acetyltransferase domain-containing protein: MTAHSSRLAGLDLARYLAFVGMVIVNFKIAMGAEGGAGLLAQLTGALEGRAAATFVVLAGIGLGLSHQQHAAQTTASTVRRALVLLALGLLNMTVFEADILHYYAFYFLFGALLLPLGSASLAALVLGLNALFVGLCFTLDYDAGWDWQTYTYTGFWTPTGFLRNLMFNGWHPVVPWLGFLLFGILLSRMPLAERRTQRGLIAGGFVALALAEALSARLAVALATLNPGLALLAGTEPVPPGPLYSMAGIGAACIVVGACLIGAELAPGKALLRIVGPAGRQTLTLYLAHVLVGMGVLEAMDLLGGQSVAGATAAALLFCAAATVYALLWSRAFGRGPVEALLRRIAG; encoded by the coding sequence ATGACAGCCCACAGCTCACGCCTCGCAGGTCTTGATCTGGCCCGCTATCTTGCCTTTGTCGGGATGGTGATCGTCAACTTCAAGATCGCCATGGGGGCCGAAGGCGGCGCCGGGCTGCTTGCCCAGCTGACCGGCGCGCTCGAAGGGCGCGCTGCCGCCACCTTTGTTGTGCTGGCCGGGATCGGGCTGGGCCTGTCCCATCAGCAGCATGCCGCCCAGACCACCGCAAGCACGGTGCGGCGAGCGCTGGTGCTGCTGGCGCTTGGGCTTTTGAACATGACGGTGTTCGAGGCGGATATCCTGCATTACTACGCCTTCTATTTCCTGTTCGGCGCCTTGCTGCTGCCGCTTGGCAGCGCCAGCCTGGCCGCCCTTGTGCTGGGCCTGAACGCCCTGTTCGTGGGGCTGTGTTTTACCCTTGATTACGACGCGGGCTGGGATTGGCAGACCTATACCTATACCGGCTTCTGGACGCCGACCGGCTTTCTGCGAAACCTGATGTTCAATGGCTGGCATCCGGTTGTGCCCTGGCTTGGCTTTCTGCTGTTCGGCATCCTGCTGAGCCGCATGCCCCTGGCCGAGCGCAGGACCCAGCGAGGACTGATCGCGGGCGGGTTTGTCGCCCTGGCCCTGGCCGAGGCGCTGAGCGCTCGGCTGGCGGTCGCGCTGGCGACACTGAACCCAGGTCTGGCGCTGCTGGCGGGGACCGAGCCGGTTCCGCCCGGCCCGCTCTATTCGATGGCGGGCATCGGCGCGGCCTGCATAGTGGTCGGGGCCTGCCTGATCGGGGCAGAGCTGGCACCGGGCAAGGCCCTGTTGCGCATTGTCGGACCAGCGGGGCGGCAGACGCTGACGCTTTATCTTGCGCATGTGCTGGTCGGGATGGGGGTGCTGGAGGCGATGGACCTGCTGGGCGGCCAGAGCGTAGCAGGCGCCACCGCCGCGGCCCTGCTGTTCTGCGCGGCGGCAACCGTCTATGCCCTGCTCTGGTCGCGCGCGTTCGGGCGCGGCCCCGTCGAAGCCCTGTTGCGACGGATCGCGGGCTAG